The following proteins are encoded in a genomic region of Strix aluco isolate bStrAlu1 chromosome 23, bStrAlu1.hap1, whole genome shotgun sequence:
- the ST3GAL4 gene encoding CMP-N-acetylneuraminate-beta-galactosamide-alpha-2,3-sialyltransferase 4 isoform X2 gives MLGAVSGWRGLRLLSRMCFAVCRRPASCSAGIAAGRCSRLAQLRRARRGMVTAEPPGRGREDGLVDPAELLPALPGPRGRTEREVSEEEKSRPASVVGVCARIKLVASPFPRAGMVESKVLEVPQVTSGSRDESSGPRLMPLLLIKMINKSRGKILGVLALFLVMVWYSIYREDSFYFPVQENKTTCPLGEVEKKAAQLIGNYTRDHPLFLQLKDYFWVKTPSLYELPYGTKGSEDVLLRLLSITHYSLPESIQSLKCRRCVVVGNGHRLRNSSMGETIDTYDVVIRLNNAPVHGYEQDVGSKTTMRLFYPESAHFNPRTENNADTLLVLVPFKPMDFQWMEAILNDKKRVRKGFWKQPPLIWDANPERVRILNPYYMEVTAAKLLNLPMKQPRKVKQKPTTGLLAITLALHFCDLVHIAGFGYPDSANKKQTIHYYEQITLKSMAASEHNVSHEAVAIKRMLELGLVRNLTYF, from the exons ATGCTCGGAGCGGTTTCGGGCTGGCGCGGGCTGCGGCTTCTCTCCAGGATGTGTTTTGCCGTCTGCCGCAGGCCGGCGAGCTGCAGCGCCGGCATCGCCGCTGGACGCTGCTCCCGGCTGGCCCAGCTCCGCCGTGCTCGGCGCGGGATGGTGACGGCCGAGCCGCCGGGAAG GGGAAGAGAGGATGGCCTCGTAGATCCCGCCgagctcctgcctgctctgcctggacCAAGAGGACGGACC GAGCGAGAGGTTTCGGAGGAAGAAAAAAGTCGCCCCGCTTCCGTGGTCGGCGTTTGCGCGCGCATTAAGCTCGTGGCATCCCCCTTTCCCCGGGCCGGGATGGTTGAATCGAAGGTGTTGGAGGTTCCCCAA GTGACCAGCGGCAGCCGCGATGAGAGCTCCGGCCCTCGCCTGATGCCTCTCCTGCTGATAAAAATGATCAACAAGTCTC GAGGGAAGATACTCGGGGTGCTGGCGTTGTTTCTGGTGATGGTTTGGTACTCGATCTACCGGGAAGACAG cttttatttccccGTGCAAGAAAACAAGACGACGTGTCCCCTTGGGGAGGTGGAAAAGAAAGCGGCACAGCTCATCGGGAA CTACACGAGGGACCACCCGCTCTTCTTGCAGCTGAAGGACTATTTTTGGGTGAAGACGCCGTCGCTCTACGAGCTGCCCTACGGCACGAAAGGAAGCG AAGACGTCCTCCTGCGCTTGCTGTCGATCACCCACTACTCGCTGCCCGAGAGCATCCAGAG CCTGAAGTGCCGGAGGTGTGTGGTGGTGGGCAACGGCCACCGGCTCCGCAACAGCTCCATGGGGGAGACCATCGACACGTACGACGTTGTGATCAG GTTGAACAACGCCCCGGTCCACGGTTACGAGCAGGATGTGGGCTCCAAGACCACCATGCGCCTCTTCTACCCGGAGTCGGCCCACTTCAACCCCAGGACCGAGAACAACGCAGACACGTTGCTGGTGCTGGTGCCCTTCAAGCCCATGGACTTCCAGTGGATGGAGGCCATCCTCAATGACAAGAAGAGG GTTCGGAAAGGGTTTTGGAAACAGCCCCCGTTGATCTGGGACGCTAACCCAGAGCGTGTGCGCATCCTCAACCCTTACTACATGGAAGTAACTGCTGCTAAACTGCTCAACCTCCCCATGAAGCAACCACGGAAGGTCAAACAG aAGCCCACCACGGGGTTGTTGGCCATCACCTTGGCACTGCACTTCTGTGACCTGGTGCACATCGCGGGCTTTGGCTACCCTGACTCGGCCAACAAGAAGCAAACCATCCACTACTATGAACAGATCACGCTCAAGTCCATGGCG GCGTCGGAGCACAACGTCTCGCACGAGGCGGTGGCCATCAAGCGGATGCTGGAGCTGGGTCTCGTCAGGAACCTCACCTACTTCTGA
- the ST3GAL4 gene encoding CMP-N-acetylneuraminate-beta-galactosamide-alpha-2,3-sialyltransferase 4 isoform X7, translated as MPLLLIKMINKSRGKILGVLALFLVMVWYSIYREDRYIQLFYFPVQENKTTCPLGEVEKKAAQLIGNYTRDHPLFLQLKDYFWVKTPSLYELPYGTKGSEDVLLRLLSITHYSLPESIQSLKCRRCVVVGNGHRLRNSSMGETIDTYDVVIRLNNAPVHGYEQDVGSKTTMRLFYPESAHFNPRTENNADTLLVLVPFKPMDFQWMEAILNDKKRVRKGFWKQPPLIWDANPERVRILNPYYMEVTAAKLLNLPMKQPRKVKQKPTTGLLAITLALHFCDLVHIAGFGYPDSANKKQTIHYYEQITLKSMAASEHNVSHEAVAIKRMLELGLVRNLTYF; from the exons ATGCCTCTCCTGCTGATAAAAATGATCAACAAGTCTC GAGGGAAGATACTCGGGGTGCTGGCGTTGTTTCTGGTGATGGTTTGGTACTCGATCTACCGGGAAGACAGGTACATACAGCT cttttatttccccGTGCAAGAAAACAAGACGACGTGTCCCCTTGGGGAGGTGGAAAAGAAAGCGGCACAGCTCATCGGGAA CTACACGAGGGACCACCCGCTCTTCTTGCAGCTGAAGGACTATTTTTGGGTGAAGACGCCGTCGCTCTACGAGCTGCCCTACGGCACGAAAGGAAGCG AAGACGTCCTCCTGCGCTTGCTGTCGATCACCCACTACTCGCTGCCCGAGAGCATCCAGAG CCTGAAGTGCCGGAGGTGTGTGGTGGTGGGCAACGGCCACCGGCTCCGCAACAGCTCCATGGGGGAGACCATCGACACGTACGACGTTGTGATCAG GTTGAACAACGCCCCGGTCCACGGTTACGAGCAGGATGTGGGCTCCAAGACCACCATGCGCCTCTTCTACCCGGAGTCGGCCCACTTCAACCCCAGGACCGAGAACAACGCAGACACGTTGCTGGTGCTGGTGCCCTTCAAGCCCATGGACTTCCAGTGGATGGAGGCCATCCTCAATGACAAGAAGAGG GTTCGGAAAGGGTTTTGGAAACAGCCCCCGTTGATCTGGGACGCTAACCCAGAGCGTGTGCGCATCCTCAACCCTTACTACATGGAAGTAACTGCTGCTAAACTGCTCAACCTCCCCATGAAGCAACCACGGAAGGTCAAACAG aAGCCCACCACGGGGTTGTTGGCCATCACCTTGGCACTGCACTTCTGTGACCTGGTGCACATCGCGGGCTTTGGCTACCCTGACTCGGCCAACAAGAAGCAAACCATCCACTACTATGAACAGATCACGCTCAAGTCCATGGCG GCGTCGGAGCACAACGTCTCGCACGAGGCGGTGGCCATCAAGCGGATGCTGGAGCTGGGTCTCGTCAGGAACCTCACCTACTTCTGA
- the ST3GAL4 gene encoding CMP-N-acetylneuraminate-beta-galactosamide-alpha-2,3-sialyltransferase 4 isoform X6 has translation MVESKVLEVPQVTSGSRDESSGPRLMPLLLIKMINKSRGKILGVLALFLVMVWYSIYREDRYIQLFYFPVQENKTTCPLGEVEKKAAQLIGNYTRDHPLFLQLKDYFWVKTPSLYELPYGTKGSEDVLLRLLSITHYSLPESIQSLKCRRCVVVGNGHRLRNSSMGETIDTYDVVIRLNNAPVHGYEQDVGSKTTMRLFYPESAHFNPRTENNADTLLVLVPFKPMDFQWMEAILNDKKRVRKGFWKQPPLIWDANPERVRILNPYYMEVTAAKLLNLPMKQPRKVKQKPTTGLLAITLALHFCDLVHIAGFGYPDSANKKQTIHYYEQITLKSMAASEHNVSHEAVAIKRMLELGLVRNLTYF, from the exons ATGGTTGAATCGAAGGTGTTGGAGGTTCCCCAA GTGACCAGCGGCAGCCGCGATGAGAGCTCCGGCCCTCGCCTGATGCCTCTCCTGCTGATAAAAATGATCAACAAGTCTC GAGGGAAGATACTCGGGGTGCTGGCGTTGTTTCTGGTGATGGTTTGGTACTCGATCTACCGGGAAGACAGGTACATACAGCT cttttatttccccGTGCAAGAAAACAAGACGACGTGTCCCCTTGGGGAGGTGGAAAAGAAAGCGGCACAGCTCATCGGGAA CTACACGAGGGACCACCCGCTCTTCTTGCAGCTGAAGGACTATTTTTGGGTGAAGACGCCGTCGCTCTACGAGCTGCCCTACGGCACGAAAGGAAGCG AAGACGTCCTCCTGCGCTTGCTGTCGATCACCCACTACTCGCTGCCCGAGAGCATCCAGAG CCTGAAGTGCCGGAGGTGTGTGGTGGTGGGCAACGGCCACCGGCTCCGCAACAGCTCCATGGGGGAGACCATCGACACGTACGACGTTGTGATCAG GTTGAACAACGCCCCGGTCCACGGTTACGAGCAGGATGTGGGCTCCAAGACCACCATGCGCCTCTTCTACCCGGAGTCGGCCCACTTCAACCCCAGGACCGAGAACAACGCAGACACGTTGCTGGTGCTGGTGCCCTTCAAGCCCATGGACTTCCAGTGGATGGAGGCCATCCTCAATGACAAGAAGAGG GTTCGGAAAGGGTTTTGGAAACAGCCCCCGTTGATCTGGGACGCTAACCCAGAGCGTGTGCGCATCCTCAACCCTTACTACATGGAAGTAACTGCTGCTAAACTGCTCAACCTCCCCATGAAGCAACCACGGAAGGTCAAACAG aAGCCCACCACGGGGTTGTTGGCCATCACCTTGGCACTGCACTTCTGTGACCTGGTGCACATCGCGGGCTTTGGCTACCCTGACTCGGCCAACAAGAAGCAAACCATCCACTACTATGAACAGATCACGCTCAAGTCCATGGCG GCGTCGGAGCACAACGTCTCGCACGAGGCGGTGGCCATCAAGCGGATGCTGGAGCTGGGTCTCGTCAGGAACCTCACCTACTTCTGA
- the ST3GAL4 gene encoding CMP-N-acetylneuraminate-beta-galactosamide-alpha-2,3-sialyltransferase 4 isoform X4 — translation MLGAVSGWRGLRLLSRMCFAVCRRPASCSAGIAAGRCSRLAQLRRARRGMVTAEPPGRGREDGLVDPAELLPALPGPRGRTVTSGSRDESSGPRLMPLLLIKMINKSRGKILGVLALFLVMVWYSIYREDRYIQLFYFPVQENKTTCPLGEVEKKAAQLIGNYTRDHPLFLQLKDYFWVKTPSLYELPYGTKGSEDVLLRLLSITHYSLPESIQSLKCRRCVVVGNGHRLRNSSMGETIDTYDVVIRLNNAPVHGYEQDVGSKTTMRLFYPESAHFNPRTENNADTLLVLVPFKPMDFQWMEAILNDKKRVRKGFWKQPPLIWDANPERVRILNPYYMEVTAAKLLNLPMKQPRKVKQKPTTGLLAITLALHFCDLVHIAGFGYPDSANKKQTIHYYEQITLKSMAASEHNVSHEAVAIKRMLELGLVRNLTYF, via the exons ATGCTCGGAGCGGTTTCGGGCTGGCGCGGGCTGCGGCTTCTCTCCAGGATGTGTTTTGCCGTCTGCCGCAGGCCGGCGAGCTGCAGCGCCGGCATCGCCGCTGGACGCTGCTCCCGGCTGGCCCAGCTCCGCCGTGCTCGGCGCGGGATGGTGACGGCCGAGCCGCCGGGAAG GGGAAGAGAGGATGGCCTCGTAGATCCCGCCgagctcctgcctgctctgcctggacCAAGAGGACGGACC GTGACCAGCGGCAGCCGCGATGAGAGCTCCGGCCCTCGCCTGATGCCTCTCCTGCTGATAAAAATGATCAACAAGTCTC GAGGGAAGATACTCGGGGTGCTGGCGTTGTTTCTGGTGATGGTTTGGTACTCGATCTACCGGGAAGACAGGTACATACAGCT cttttatttccccGTGCAAGAAAACAAGACGACGTGTCCCCTTGGGGAGGTGGAAAAGAAAGCGGCACAGCTCATCGGGAA CTACACGAGGGACCACCCGCTCTTCTTGCAGCTGAAGGACTATTTTTGGGTGAAGACGCCGTCGCTCTACGAGCTGCCCTACGGCACGAAAGGAAGCG AAGACGTCCTCCTGCGCTTGCTGTCGATCACCCACTACTCGCTGCCCGAGAGCATCCAGAG CCTGAAGTGCCGGAGGTGTGTGGTGGTGGGCAACGGCCACCGGCTCCGCAACAGCTCCATGGGGGAGACCATCGACACGTACGACGTTGTGATCAG GTTGAACAACGCCCCGGTCCACGGTTACGAGCAGGATGTGGGCTCCAAGACCACCATGCGCCTCTTCTACCCGGAGTCGGCCCACTTCAACCCCAGGACCGAGAACAACGCAGACACGTTGCTGGTGCTGGTGCCCTTCAAGCCCATGGACTTCCAGTGGATGGAGGCCATCCTCAATGACAAGAAGAGG GTTCGGAAAGGGTTTTGGAAACAGCCCCCGTTGATCTGGGACGCTAACCCAGAGCGTGTGCGCATCCTCAACCCTTACTACATGGAAGTAACTGCTGCTAAACTGCTCAACCTCCCCATGAAGCAACCACGGAAGGTCAAACAG aAGCCCACCACGGGGTTGTTGGCCATCACCTTGGCACTGCACTTCTGTGACCTGGTGCACATCGCGGGCTTTGGCTACCCTGACTCGGCCAACAAGAAGCAAACCATCCACTACTATGAACAGATCACGCTCAAGTCCATGGCG GCGTCGGAGCACAACGTCTCGCACGAGGCGGTGGCCATCAAGCGGATGCTGGAGCTGGGTCTCGTCAGGAACCTCACCTACTTCTGA
- the ST3GAL4 gene encoding CMP-N-acetylneuraminate-beta-galactosamide-alpha-2,3-sialyltransferase 4 isoform X1: MLGAVSGWRGLRLLSRMCFAVCRRPASCSAGIAAGRCSRLAQLRRARRGMVTAEPPGRGREDGLVDPAELLPALPGPRGRTEREVSEEEKSRPASVVGVCARIKLVASPFPRAGMVESKVLEVPQVTSGSRDESSGPRLMPLLLIKMINKSRGKILGVLALFLVMVWYSIYREDRYIQLFYFPVQENKTTCPLGEVEKKAAQLIGNYTRDHPLFLQLKDYFWVKTPSLYELPYGTKGSEDVLLRLLSITHYSLPESIQSLKCRRCVVVGNGHRLRNSSMGETIDTYDVVIRLNNAPVHGYEQDVGSKTTMRLFYPESAHFNPRTENNADTLLVLVPFKPMDFQWMEAILNDKKRVRKGFWKQPPLIWDANPERVRILNPYYMEVTAAKLLNLPMKQPRKVKQKPTTGLLAITLALHFCDLVHIAGFGYPDSANKKQTIHYYEQITLKSMAASEHNVSHEAVAIKRMLELGLVRNLTYF; the protein is encoded by the exons ATGCTCGGAGCGGTTTCGGGCTGGCGCGGGCTGCGGCTTCTCTCCAGGATGTGTTTTGCCGTCTGCCGCAGGCCGGCGAGCTGCAGCGCCGGCATCGCCGCTGGACGCTGCTCCCGGCTGGCCCAGCTCCGCCGTGCTCGGCGCGGGATGGTGACGGCCGAGCCGCCGGGAAG GGGAAGAGAGGATGGCCTCGTAGATCCCGCCgagctcctgcctgctctgcctggacCAAGAGGACGGACC GAGCGAGAGGTTTCGGAGGAAGAAAAAAGTCGCCCCGCTTCCGTGGTCGGCGTTTGCGCGCGCATTAAGCTCGTGGCATCCCCCTTTCCCCGGGCCGGGATGGTTGAATCGAAGGTGTTGGAGGTTCCCCAA GTGACCAGCGGCAGCCGCGATGAGAGCTCCGGCCCTCGCCTGATGCCTCTCCTGCTGATAAAAATGATCAACAAGTCTC GAGGGAAGATACTCGGGGTGCTGGCGTTGTTTCTGGTGATGGTTTGGTACTCGATCTACCGGGAAGACAGGTACATACAGCT cttttatttccccGTGCAAGAAAACAAGACGACGTGTCCCCTTGGGGAGGTGGAAAAGAAAGCGGCACAGCTCATCGGGAA CTACACGAGGGACCACCCGCTCTTCTTGCAGCTGAAGGACTATTTTTGGGTGAAGACGCCGTCGCTCTACGAGCTGCCCTACGGCACGAAAGGAAGCG AAGACGTCCTCCTGCGCTTGCTGTCGATCACCCACTACTCGCTGCCCGAGAGCATCCAGAG CCTGAAGTGCCGGAGGTGTGTGGTGGTGGGCAACGGCCACCGGCTCCGCAACAGCTCCATGGGGGAGACCATCGACACGTACGACGTTGTGATCAG GTTGAACAACGCCCCGGTCCACGGTTACGAGCAGGATGTGGGCTCCAAGACCACCATGCGCCTCTTCTACCCGGAGTCGGCCCACTTCAACCCCAGGACCGAGAACAACGCAGACACGTTGCTGGTGCTGGTGCCCTTCAAGCCCATGGACTTCCAGTGGATGGAGGCCATCCTCAATGACAAGAAGAGG GTTCGGAAAGGGTTTTGGAAACAGCCCCCGTTGATCTGGGACGCTAACCCAGAGCGTGTGCGCATCCTCAACCCTTACTACATGGAAGTAACTGCTGCTAAACTGCTCAACCTCCCCATGAAGCAACCACGGAAGGTCAAACAG aAGCCCACCACGGGGTTGTTGGCCATCACCTTGGCACTGCACTTCTGTGACCTGGTGCACATCGCGGGCTTTGGCTACCCTGACTCGGCCAACAAGAAGCAAACCATCCACTACTATGAACAGATCACGCTCAAGTCCATGGCG GCGTCGGAGCACAACGTCTCGCACGAGGCGGTGGCCATCAAGCGGATGCTGGAGCTGGGTCTCGTCAGGAACCTCACCTACTTCTGA
- the ST3GAL4 gene encoding CMP-N-acetylneuraminate-beta-galactosamide-alpha-2,3-sialyltransferase 4 isoform X3: MSSPTFYSPPSPAFALSLPREVVLIEGDWRLRWSANGRLDGRLPCFRGREDGLVDPAELLPALPGPRGRTEREVSEEEKSRPASVVGVCARIKLVASPFPRAGMVESKVLEVPQVTSGSRDESSGPRLMPLLLIKMINKSRGKILGVLALFLVMVWYSIYREDRYIQLFYFPVQENKTTCPLGEVEKKAAQLIGNYTRDHPLFLQLKDYFWVKTPSLYELPYGTKGSEDVLLRLLSITHYSLPESIQSLKCRRCVVVGNGHRLRNSSMGETIDTYDVVIRLNNAPVHGYEQDVGSKTTMRLFYPESAHFNPRTENNADTLLVLVPFKPMDFQWMEAILNDKKRVRKGFWKQPPLIWDANPERVRILNPYYMEVTAAKLLNLPMKQPRKVKQKPTTGLLAITLALHFCDLVHIAGFGYPDSANKKQTIHYYEQITLKSMAASEHNVSHEAVAIKRMLELGLVRNLTYF, encoded by the exons aTGAGCTCCCCTACATTTTATTCCCCTCCCAGCCCGGCTtttgctctctccctccctcGGGAGGTAGTTTTAATTGAGGGAGACTGGCGCCTGCGATGGAGCGCCAACGGACGGCTGGACGGACGGCTGCCTTGCTTCAG GGGAAGAGAGGATGGCCTCGTAGATCCCGCCgagctcctgcctgctctgcctggacCAAGAGGACGGACC GAGCGAGAGGTTTCGGAGGAAGAAAAAAGTCGCCCCGCTTCCGTGGTCGGCGTTTGCGCGCGCATTAAGCTCGTGGCATCCCCCTTTCCCCGGGCCGGGATGGTTGAATCGAAGGTGTTGGAGGTTCCCCAA GTGACCAGCGGCAGCCGCGATGAGAGCTCCGGCCCTCGCCTGATGCCTCTCCTGCTGATAAAAATGATCAACAAGTCTC GAGGGAAGATACTCGGGGTGCTGGCGTTGTTTCTGGTGATGGTTTGGTACTCGATCTACCGGGAAGACAGGTACATACAGCT cttttatttccccGTGCAAGAAAACAAGACGACGTGTCCCCTTGGGGAGGTGGAAAAGAAAGCGGCACAGCTCATCGGGAA CTACACGAGGGACCACCCGCTCTTCTTGCAGCTGAAGGACTATTTTTGGGTGAAGACGCCGTCGCTCTACGAGCTGCCCTACGGCACGAAAGGAAGCG AAGACGTCCTCCTGCGCTTGCTGTCGATCACCCACTACTCGCTGCCCGAGAGCATCCAGAG CCTGAAGTGCCGGAGGTGTGTGGTGGTGGGCAACGGCCACCGGCTCCGCAACAGCTCCATGGGGGAGACCATCGACACGTACGACGTTGTGATCAG GTTGAACAACGCCCCGGTCCACGGTTACGAGCAGGATGTGGGCTCCAAGACCACCATGCGCCTCTTCTACCCGGAGTCGGCCCACTTCAACCCCAGGACCGAGAACAACGCAGACACGTTGCTGGTGCTGGTGCCCTTCAAGCCCATGGACTTCCAGTGGATGGAGGCCATCCTCAATGACAAGAAGAGG GTTCGGAAAGGGTTTTGGAAACAGCCCCCGTTGATCTGGGACGCTAACCCAGAGCGTGTGCGCATCCTCAACCCTTACTACATGGAAGTAACTGCTGCTAAACTGCTCAACCTCCCCATGAAGCAACCACGGAAGGTCAAACAG aAGCCCACCACGGGGTTGTTGGCCATCACCTTGGCACTGCACTTCTGTGACCTGGTGCACATCGCGGGCTTTGGCTACCCTGACTCGGCCAACAAGAAGCAAACCATCCACTACTATGAACAGATCACGCTCAAGTCCATGGCG GCGTCGGAGCACAACGTCTCGCACGAGGCGGTGGCCATCAAGCGGATGCTGGAGCTGGGTCTCGTCAGGAACCTCACCTACTTCTGA
- the ST3GAL4 gene encoding CMP-N-acetylneuraminate-beta-galactosamide-alpha-2,3-sialyltransferase 4 isoform X5: MSSPTFYSPPSPAFALSLPREVVLIEGDWRLRWSANGRLDGRLPCFRGREDGLVDPAELLPALPGPRGRTVTSGSRDESSGPRLMPLLLIKMINKSRGKILGVLALFLVMVWYSIYREDRYIQLFYFPVQENKTTCPLGEVEKKAAQLIGNYTRDHPLFLQLKDYFWVKTPSLYELPYGTKGSEDVLLRLLSITHYSLPESIQSLKCRRCVVVGNGHRLRNSSMGETIDTYDVVIRLNNAPVHGYEQDVGSKTTMRLFYPESAHFNPRTENNADTLLVLVPFKPMDFQWMEAILNDKKRVRKGFWKQPPLIWDANPERVRILNPYYMEVTAAKLLNLPMKQPRKVKQKPTTGLLAITLALHFCDLVHIAGFGYPDSANKKQTIHYYEQITLKSMAASEHNVSHEAVAIKRMLELGLVRNLTYF, translated from the exons aTGAGCTCCCCTACATTTTATTCCCCTCCCAGCCCGGCTtttgctctctccctccctcGGGAGGTAGTTTTAATTGAGGGAGACTGGCGCCTGCGATGGAGCGCCAACGGACGGCTGGACGGACGGCTGCCTTGCTTCAG GGGAAGAGAGGATGGCCTCGTAGATCCCGCCgagctcctgcctgctctgcctggacCAAGAGGACGGACC GTGACCAGCGGCAGCCGCGATGAGAGCTCCGGCCCTCGCCTGATGCCTCTCCTGCTGATAAAAATGATCAACAAGTCTC GAGGGAAGATACTCGGGGTGCTGGCGTTGTTTCTGGTGATGGTTTGGTACTCGATCTACCGGGAAGACAGGTACATACAGCT cttttatttccccGTGCAAGAAAACAAGACGACGTGTCCCCTTGGGGAGGTGGAAAAGAAAGCGGCACAGCTCATCGGGAA CTACACGAGGGACCACCCGCTCTTCTTGCAGCTGAAGGACTATTTTTGGGTGAAGACGCCGTCGCTCTACGAGCTGCCCTACGGCACGAAAGGAAGCG AAGACGTCCTCCTGCGCTTGCTGTCGATCACCCACTACTCGCTGCCCGAGAGCATCCAGAG CCTGAAGTGCCGGAGGTGTGTGGTGGTGGGCAACGGCCACCGGCTCCGCAACAGCTCCATGGGGGAGACCATCGACACGTACGACGTTGTGATCAG GTTGAACAACGCCCCGGTCCACGGTTACGAGCAGGATGTGGGCTCCAAGACCACCATGCGCCTCTTCTACCCGGAGTCGGCCCACTTCAACCCCAGGACCGAGAACAACGCAGACACGTTGCTGGTGCTGGTGCCCTTCAAGCCCATGGACTTCCAGTGGATGGAGGCCATCCTCAATGACAAGAAGAGG GTTCGGAAAGGGTTTTGGAAACAGCCCCCGTTGATCTGGGACGCTAACCCAGAGCGTGTGCGCATCCTCAACCCTTACTACATGGAAGTAACTGCTGCTAAACTGCTCAACCTCCCCATGAAGCAACCACGGAAGGTCAAACAG aAGCCCACCACGGGGTTGTTGGCCATCACCTTGGCACTGCACTTCTGTGACCTGGTGCACATCGCGGGCTTTGGCTACCCTGACTCGGCCAACAAGAAGCAAACCATCCACTACTATGAACAGATCACGCTCAAGTCCATGGCG GCGTCGGAGCACAACGTCTCGCACGAGGCGGTGGCCATCAAGCGGATGCTGGAGCTGGGTCTCGTCAGGAACCTCACCTACTTCTGA